A segment of the Azospirillum lipoferum 4B genome:
GTCGCGGATCTCCGCCTTCGCCACCCCGTCCTGGCGCAGGCCGAAGGCGACGTTCTGCTCCACCGTCATGTGCGGGAACAGGGCGTAGGACTGGAACATCATGTTGACCGGCCGCTCATAGGGCGGGATGCCGGCCATATCGACGCCGTCGATGAAGATCTTGCCCTCGGTCGGCTGTTCGAACCCCGCCAGCATGCGCAGCAGCGTCGTCTTGCCGGAGCCCGAGCCGCCGAGCAGGGCGAAGAACTCGTTTCGGTAGATCGACAGACTGACCTCGTCCACCGCGACGAAGTCGCCGAAGGTCTTCGTCACCTTTTCGATGCGGACATAAGGCGTCTGGCCCGCGTCCTGCCACGGTTCGAGGCGGGTGGGCTTGCGAATCGGCTGACCGGCCATCCGGGTTCCTCTTTCATGACAACGCCCCGGCAGTTCCCCATCGCTGGGGATCGGCCGGGGCGGGTCGGCGCCTCAGGTTGGCGCCTCAGGGGGTCCGGCTTACTTGCCGGTCTTGACCTTGGTCCACACGCGGGTGCGGGCGCGGTCGGTGGCCTGCTTGATCTGCTTCAGCGAGAACAGCTTCAGATTGCTGTCGGCCGGCAGGAAGATGCCCGGGTTCGACTTGATGTCGTCTGCCACCATCGGCAGCGAGGCCGGCACCGCGTTGGCGTAGCTGACCTTGTTGGAGATGTTCGCCATGTTGGCCGGGTCGAGCGCGAAGTTGATGAACGCGTGCGCACCGTCCTTGTTCGGCGCATCGGCCGGGACCGCCAGGGTGTCCCACCACACCTGTACGCCTTCCTTCGGCGTGATGTACTCCACCTTGGCGCTCTTGGCCTCGGCGGCGCGGGCGGCACCCTGGATGGCGTCGCCGTTGTAGGCCATCACGACGCAGGCGTCGCCGCCGGCCAGGATGTTGATGTTCTCACCGGTGACGAAACGCTTGATGTAGGGGCGGACCGCCATCAGCGTCTTTTCGACCTTGTCCAGATCCTCCTTCTTTTCGGAGTTCGGATCCAGGCCGAGATAATTCAGCACCGACGGGATGACGTCGATGGCCGAATCCATCACGGTGATGCCGCAGGCGGCGACCTTCTTCGCCACTTCCGGCTTGAAGATCAGGTCCCAGCTGTCCAGCGCAACGTCGGGGGCGACGGCCTTGATCTTTTCCGGGATGATGGCGATGCCGACGGTCCCGCCGAGATAGGGCACGGCGAACTTGTTGCCGGGATCGGAATTCTCCAGCAGCTTCAGGACCTTCGGGTCGATGTTCTTGTAGTTGGGGATCTTCGACTTGTCGAGCGGCCCCACGACCTTGGCCTGGATCAGGCGGGAGAGCGTCGGCTCCGCGGTCGGCACGATCACGTCGTAGCCGGACTTGCCGACCAGCACCTTCTGCTCCAGCAGCTCCAGGCTGTCGTACAGGTCGACCTTCGTCTCAGCGCCCGTGGCCTTGGTGAAGTCGGCGAGGGTCGTCTCACCCAGATAGTCGTTCCAGATGTAGATATTGACCGGCTTCTTGGCCTGGGCCATCGCCGGGCCGGCGATGGCAATCGCCGCGACCGCGCCGATGAGGCTGAGAGCGAATTTTTTCATGGTTTGCCCCGACCTGTTCGTCTGTTTTGCGGGCGCCGCCGCATCCCGACGGCGTAACCCGGCTCGCGGGCGCTATTGCACCCAGGCCCGGGTGTGTTGTCAACGGTTTGGGTCAGGGTTCCGGCCCGTCGTCAGTCGCCCGCGGCCGTGGCGGGCGATGGTGCACCGGCCGCCTCCAGCTTCGCTGCCCGCGCCTCGTCCAGCAGGCGCTGGGTTTCGCGGATCAGGGCACGGCGCCGCGCGCTGTCGATCCCGTGCTGCGCCGCCGCCGCGGCGACATCGGCGCCGCAATGGGGGCAGTCGGTCTCATGCGGCCAGACATACTGGTTGCAGGCGCGGCAGAGCGTCAGGCTGGGCGGCACCACGCCCCCTTCGAGGGAGCGTTCATACTCGTGGCGGTGGACCTTGGCCGGGTCGCGCTCCGGCAGGCCGGGGGACTCGGCGCCGGGGATCGGCTCCTGGATCAGGGCGAATTCGCCGATGGCGAAGGCCTCGTTCGGCGCGTCCTTGATCTTCACCACCCGCTCGCGCAGGCCATGCTTGGCGAGGTCGAGCACGCGGTAATGGCAGTAGGGATTGTTGCCGCGCTTGCCCAGCAGCGATTCGGAGGTCCAGGTGCAGCCGGCGCGGCAGATGTCGGCGTAATAGCAGGTGCGGCAATAGCCCCACAGCTCGTCCACCGACCGCAGGCGGCCGAACTGCATCCGGTCGGCATGGCGCCAGATGTCCTCCACGCTCATCTCGCGGATGTTGCCGGCGGCATAGAGGGAGGTCGCAAGCGACGGGCAGCCTTTCAGCGTGCCGTCCGCTTCGATGCCGATGCCGATCTGCCCGGCGGCGCAGCCGGTCCAATGCATCCGGTCGTCGCCCAGACCGCGCCAGATATGCTCATAGGGACCGTAATAGCCGACATTGTTGCCGACCACCATCAACAGCCCGCGGTCGAGCCCCTCGCGGTAGAGGCGGGCCAGCAGGGGCATGACGTCGAGAAGGCGATGGGGTTGCAGCAGCAGGTCCGGATTGTCGACGGCATTGCCCATGGCGACGGTGAACTGGATCTGCCAGTGCGTGGCCCCAGCCTCGATGATCCGGTTCATCAGCTCGGGCAGGTGGTCGGGGGTTTCGGGGCCGATCTGGGTGTTGACCGACACCGCCAGCCCGCGGTCCTTGGCCCGGCGCAGGGCGCTCATCGCCTGATCGTAGGAACCGGAAACGCCGCGCACCCGGTCGTGCAGGTCGGGCAACCCGTCGATCGAGACGCCGATGGCCTGGAGTCCGGCCGCGACCGCCTCGTCCAGCCGGCGGTCGGTCAGATTCCGGCCGCCGGTCTGCACGGCGGTCCTGATGCCGTGGCTGCGGCAGCGCCGGATGATCTCCACCCAGTCCTTGCGCAGATAGGCCTCGCCGCCGATCAGCGAAATCTCGCGGGTGCCGAGCGCCGCGAGACGGTCGACGAGGTCGAGCGCCTCCTCGGTAGTCAACTCGTCCGGCCGCGGCCGGCCGGCGCGCGATCCGCAATGCTGACATTTCAGATTGCAGGCAAGCGTGGTTTCCCAGACCACCAGGACCGGAACCAGCTTGCGGAAATCGTCGTCGAAGCAATAGCGGGCCGGCACGGACGCCGGCTGTTCCGGGAGCTGTTCCGGGGAGCGGGCCGAAAGGTCGGGGCTGGGAAGCGGCTGGTCCATGGTTCCGGGGTCTTCCTCAGAATGGCATTGGCTCGGAATGACATCGGCTCGGAATATCGGCGGCGGCTCTGACTATCGGCGGCACAGCGCCGCCGGGGTGCGGGCCGGCATGGACGCCGCACCCCGGCCGCCGCGGATCAGCTGTTCGCCTCGGCCTTGGCAATCTCGACCTTCAGGAGCTGCAGCAGCCCCGGAACGTCGCCGTAGGTGGCGAGATGCTGCTCGGCCTCGGCCGCGACCTGCTTCATCGTCGCCAGATCGCCGCCGGCGATGGCGTCGGTCATGGTGGCCATGTACATCGGACGGAAAGGGGCAACGGTCGAATCGGACATCTGTCGGTTCCTCAGTTTTGAATGGCGGGAAGATTGGAAATCGGTCGATCGGCAATCAGGAGGCGGGGCAAGCCCGACCGGGTCAGGAACCGGCTTCGGCCTTGGCGATCTCGACCTTCAGCAGATGGAGAATCGAGGCGACGTCGCCGTGTTCGGCGAGATGCTGCTCGGCGGCCGCGGCCACCTCCTTCATCTTCGCCAGATCGCCACTGACGATGGCATCGGAGATCGCCACGCCATACGGCTTGATGGAGCGCAGGGGTGCTTCGGACATGTAAAAATGCTCCGCGGGAAGAATAGAACGGCGTCGGCGATCCCGATCAGCCCTTCGCTTCGGCTTTCGCGATCTCGATCTTCAGGATCTCGAGCATCGAGGCGACGTCGCCATTCTCGTTGAGGTGCGTCTCCGCCGCCGAGGCCACCTCCTTCATCTTGGACAGATCGCCGCTGGCAATCGCCTCGGTCATGGCACCGCCGTAGAGCATGCGGATGGGGGGGGTGGACATCGAATGATCTCCTTCAAGGCATGGTTGGAGAAACGCGCTTTGTATGCGCAGCTTGATGCCGATGTTTGAAACTGACGAAATTCCTGAATAGATAGACGGCAGCTGAAAATCGGCAAACCTATTCGAACATTCAGAATTATCAGAAATTCAACAAAAGTGGCGAACCGCCATTTATCATACTATTGAGTGCTATTTATTTGTTCCTTCCCACATTTATATCGGCACGCCAGCTGTGGTCAATTGTAAATATGTTATTTTTAATTTTTGTTTTGAAAGAATGCTTTTGTACCTGATTGATTGCGCATCTTCCTATGCAGATCTTGATCCGCCGGGCGCATACGAAAAGGGATGCCACGCCTGGGCACAGGGCGGCACGGATGCCGGTACCAAACACTCAACAATGGGGCGTTCGACGGGAGCCGGACCGGCGCCCTTGGGCCGGTGGCGCCACGAGGTCAGATGTCGGCTTCGATCGTTGCGATGTGGATCTTCAAGACTTCGAGCAGCTGAACGACGTTGCATGTTCAGCCAGATGCTGTTCAGCCAGATGCTGTACGGCGGCAGAAGGCGGCCGGTCGCGACCGCAAGGGGCGAAAATCCCGTGCGTTGAATGCCGCGACCGGCAAAGAGAGCCCTCTTCCCGGGCAACGGCCTGCCGGCCGGCACCCGGGCCGCCTGTCGTCCAAATTGCGTACCTTGGTATTTTTTCTCGCGAATATGCTGTCAGTTATATCCATCCGGGAAATCCGGTCAACATCGGAATCGCGGCAATTTTATTTTAGAACTGAAAGATTCGATGATGAAAATGGTTTCCATATCATGGTAGTCACCAAGATGAAGCCGAAGGCGATTTGTAATATTTGCGCAACGCAAAAAGAGGGCGCCGCGACTGCTGCCGCGGCGCCTTCATCTTCGATGGCCGGTGCAGATCCGACCCTTTTTTTGCGGGCTGGGGTCCCTTTCAGCTCTGGGCGGTCAGCACCACGCCAAGCACGACCAACAGCGTGCCGATCACCCGCGTCAGGCTCATGCTTTCGCCCAGCAACAGGACGCCGAGAGCCAGCGTGACCAGGAAGCCCAGCCCGACGAAGGGATAGGCCATGGTGACGTCGACCTTCGCCAGCACCGCCAGCCAGACCACCATGCCCAGCCCGTAACAGGCAAGTCCGGTCAGGATATGCGGCGTGGCGACGACCGACAGGGCGATCCGCCCGGCCTCCCCCTGCGCCAGGGCGGTCGATACCGCCGGGCTGGACATTCCGATCTTCAGGGAAATCTGAGCGATGGCGGACAGCGTGACGCTCAGCAGGATCAATCCGACGACAGCGATGGGCATTGGGACTCCGGCAGGATGGCGGAAGACGGGGGACGGATTGCTCAGGCCCGGCCGAAGACGAGCACGACGGCGCAGACCAGACCGATGGCGAGGCTCCACTTGTCGCGGGCGGCGAACACCACCGGATCGTCGTGCATCAGCCCGCGGTGGGTCTGCAGCCACACCCGCCCGATCCAGAAAAGCAGAAGCGGGCAGATGATCCACAGCGCCTGCGGCTGGTCGTAGACGCGTCCGACTTCCGGGCTGTTGATGTAGAGCGCCATCACCAGCACCGAGAGGAAGCCGGCGGAAACGCCGATGGATTGCAGGACCGGCATGTCGGCGGTCAGATAGCCGCGCCCCTCCGCCTGCCCCAAGCCGAGCTTCAGCATGCTGTCCATCTCCGAATAGCGCTTCACCATCGCGAGGCTGAGGAAGAGGAACATCGAGAAGGCCAGCAGCCAGAAGGACGGGACGATGCCCGTCGCCGTCGCGCCACCCAGCACCCGCAGCGAATAGAGCCCGGCCAGCAGCATCACGTCCCAGATCACCCGGTTCTTGGCGAACAGGTTGTAGAACAGCGACGAGGCGGCATAGGTCGCCAGTGCGGCCAGGAACAGCGGCGGCAGGGTCAATGCCGACAGGACGACGCTCGCCAGCAGCAAGCCGGGGATCAGCGACAGGCCAAGGTCGAGCGGCAGGTCACCCGCGGCGAAGGGCCGCCGACGCTTGCGCGGGTGACGGCGGTCGGCCGGCAGGTCGAGCAGGTCGTTCAGCACATAGATGCTCGACGCACACAGTCCGAATGCGAGGAAGGCGGCGGCAGCCTGCAGAGTCGGACCGATCTCGCCCAGCTTCTGGCCGGCCAGCAGGGGGACGAAGACCAGGAGGTTCTTCAGCCACTGGTGCAGGCGCAGCGCCCGCAGGATCAGCAGCAGGCGCGGCCGGCGCGGCGTGGCGATGGTTTCCAGCGGGCAGAGGGTCGCGGCATGGCGCACCACGGCGGCGGACGCGTCCACCGCGATGCCGCGGCGGGCGGCGCGCCAGACGGCATAGTCGGCCTCATCATTGCCGATGTAGTCGAAGGCGCCGGACGGCACCTGCGCCCGGATCGCCGCCAGTTTGCGCTCGCTCTTCAGGTTGACGCCGTCGCTGCTGGCGAGGACCTGATCGAACAGGCCGAGATGGCGGGCGATGGCATCGGCGTAGCGGTGGTGCGCCGCGGTGGCCAGCACCAGCCGGCGGCCCCGCTCGCGCTCCGCCTGCAGCCGCACCAGAACGGCCTGGTTGTAGACCAGACCGGCCGGATCGATGTCCACCCGCCGGGCCAGCTCCGCCTTCAGCCGCGCCTTGCCCCCGGCCAGCCAGACCGGCACCAGCAAAGCGGTCCAGGGCCGCGCCTTGATCAGCCCGAACAGCGACTCGTAGAGCAGGTCGGTCTTCAGCACCGTGCCGTCCAGGTCGACGAACAGCGGGGGCTCCGCGGTGGCCGGAGACTCTGCCGACCCGGCTGCGGCAGCCGGAGCAAAGGCAGCGACGTCGAGAGCGACAGCCGGAGTACTGGCGGCGGTGGCGGCTCCTCGTTCGGCAATCTCCCCCCGGGCCGATCCGGGCGTTGCGGTGCGGTCATGGCGGCCGGCCAGCACGTACACCAGGCCCAACAGCATCAGGGTGGCGAAGAAAAGGTAGGATTGCAGGATGTTCAGCGGTGTCGCGGCCAGCGCATTGACCGGCCAGAACAGCAGGTTGCCGGCCAGGAAATAGGCGGTCGCCAGCAACGCGAAGGCTCCCGCCGGACGCCTCACGCCGGGCTCCAGCAGGATGAGGAAGGCCAGTGCGAAGGCCGGCAGCAGGATGCCGTAATGATGAACCCAGGCGACCGGAGACCCGATGGTGAAGCAGATGCCGGCGACGGTGAAGGCGACGATCCGGTCCGTGCCGCGGTCGCGGCGGCGCCACAGCAGGCCGAAGGCGAAGAAGGCGATGCCGGAAAGCTGCGTCGCGATATGCACCACGGGGTTGTAGGGGGCGAAGGACTCCGCCGACCAGTCCAGATTGTTGCCGTTGTGCAGCAGACGATTGACCAGCCCGTTGACGGTCTGGTTGACGTGATAGCTCTCGCCATGGCGGCCGATGAACAGCAGCACGTCGAGGTAATCGATCATCGGCGCGAAGCCGTAGAGCAGGGTCGCCACCGCCACACCGGGGACCACCACGGCCGCCCAGCCGGCCGCCATCCGCCAGTCCCCCCGCAGGACCGCCCAGGCCAGGAACAGCGACATCTGCGGCTTCATCAGCGTCGATGCGCCGAGCAGCGCGCCGCACAGCGCCCGGCGGTCGCGCAGCAAGGCGATGCAGGCGAAGACGAAGGCGGCATTCAGCCAGACCTGCACCTGCCCCAGCGAAAAGGCCTTCAGCACCGGATAGAAGCACAAGGTCACGGCGAAGCCGAACCCACCCAGCAGCACCTGGGTCAGCCAGTCCTCCCGCTGCTCCGGCCGCACGCTTGGCAGGCGCAGCCATGCCGCCATCTCCAGCATCAGGATCGCCATGCCGGCCGCCGTCGCCAGCACGAACAGCAGGTTGATGCGTTCGAACGCCGCGAGAGTCAGGATACCGGACGCCTGCATCGCCTCCAGCGGCAGAAGCGAGGTCACGGGATACTGGAACTTGATGCGCTGCTGGAAGAACACGCCTTCATAGACGTTTTCGCCAGGGCGTT
Coding sequences within it:
- a CDS encoding extracellular solute-binding protein, whose amino-acid sequence is MKKFALSLIGAVAAIAIAGPAMAQAKKPVNIYIWNDYLGETTLADFTKATGAETKVDLYDSLELLEQKVLVGKSGYDVIVPTAEPTLSRLIQAKVVGPLDKSKIPNYKNIDPKVLKLLENSDPGNKFAVPYLGGTVGIAIIPEKIKAVAPDVALDSWDLIFKPEVAKKVAACGITVMDSAIDVIPSVLNYLGLDPNSEKKEDLDKVEKTLMAVRPYIKRFVTGENINILAGGDACVVMAYNGDAIQGAARAAEAKSAKVEYITPKEGVQVWWDTLAVPADAPNKDGAHAFINFALDPANMANISNKVSYANAVPASLPMVADDIKSNPGIFLPADSNLKLFSLKQIKQATDRARTRVWTKVKTGK
- a CDS encoding GDL motif peptide-associated radical SAM/SPASM maturase encodes the protein MDQPLPSPDLSARSPEQLPEQPASVPARYCFDDDFRKLVPVLVVWETTLACNLKCQHCGSRAGRPRPDELTTEEALDLVDRLAALGTREISLIGGEAYLRKDWVEIIRRCRSHGIRTAVQTGGRNLTDRRLDEAVAAGLQAIGVSIDGLPDLHDRVRGVSGSYDQAMSALRRAKDRGLAVSVNTQIGPETPDHLPELMNRIIEAGATHWQIQFTVAMGNAVDNPDLLLQPHRLLDVMPLLARLYREGLDRGLLMVVGNNVGYYGPYEHIWRGLGDDRMHWTGCAAGQIGIGIEADGTLKGCPSLATSLYAAGNIREMSVEDIWRHADRMQFGRLRSVDELWGYCRTCYYADICRAGCTWTSESLLGKRGNNPYCHYRVLDLAKHGLRERVVKIKDAPNEAFAIGEFALIQEPIPGAESPGLPERDPAKVHRHEYERSLEGGVVPPSLTLCRACNQYVWPHETDCPHCGADVAAAAAQHGIDSARRRALIRETQRLLDEARAAKLEAAGAPSPATAAGD
- a CDS encoding DUF1843 domain-containing protein, whose amino-acid sequence is MSDSTVAPFRPMYMATMTDAIAGGDLATMKQVAAEAEQHLATYGDVPGLLQLLKVEIAKAEANS
- a CDS encoding DUF1843 domain-containing protein → MSEAPLRSIKPYGVAISDAIVSGDLAKMKEVAAAAEQHLAEHGDVASILHLLKVEIAKAEAGS
- a CDS encoding DUF1843 domain-containing protein; this translates as MSTPPIRMLYGGAMTEAIASGDLSKMKEVASAAETHLNENGDVASMLEILKIEIAKAEAKG
- a CDS encoding EamA family transporter; its protein translation is MPIAVVGLILLSVTLSAIAQISLKIGMSSPAVSTALAQGEAGRIALSVVATPHILTGLACYGLGMVVWLAVLAKVDVTMAYPFVGLGFLVTLALGVLLLGESMSLTRVIGTLLVVLGVVLTAQS
- a CDS encoding UbiA family prenyltransferase, producing the protein MSMQPAITSVPTGLHRAGRIQRVVVLALLFVVLTTGLLGLALHRGGHASNLTDIQNLVVLENPDLVPVDSWDPMIAALNWLHERPGENVYEGVFFQQRIKFQYPVTSLLPLEAMQASGILTLAAFERINLLFVLATAAGMAILMLEMAAWLRLPSVRPEQREDWLTQVLLGGFGFAVTLCFYPVLKAFSLGQVQVWLNAAFVFACIALLRDRRALCGALLGASTLMKPQMSLFLAWAVLRGDWRMAAGWAAVVVPGVAVATLLYGFAPMIDYLDVLLFIGRHGESYHVNQTVNGLVNRLLHNGNNLDWSAESFAPYNPVVHIATQLSGIAFFAFGLLWRRRDRGTDRIVAFTVAGICFTIGSPVAWVHHYGILLPAFALAFLILLEPGVRRPAGAFALLATAYFLAGNLLFWPVNALAATPLNILQSYLFFATLMLLGLVYVLAGRHDRTATPGSARGEIAERGAATAASTPAVALDVAAFAPAAAAGSAESPATAEPPLFVDLDGTVLKTDLLYESLFGLIKARPWTALLVPVWLAGGKARLKAELARRVDIDPAGLVYNQAVLVRLQAERERGRRLVLATAAHHRYADAIARHLGLFDQVLASSDGVNLKSERKLAAIRAQVPSGAFDYIGNDEADYAVWRAARRGIAVDASAAVVRHAATLCPLETIATPRRPRLLLILRALRLHQWLKNLLVFVPLLAGQKLGEIGPTLQAAAAFLAFGLCASSIYVLNDLLDLPADRRHPRKRRRPFAAGDLPLDLGLSLIPGLLLASVVLSALTLPPLFLAALATYAASSLFYNLFAKNRVIWDVMLLAGLYSLRVLGGATATGIVPSFWLLAFSMFLFLSLAMVKRYSEMDSMLKLGLGQAEGRGYLTADMPVLQSIGVSAGFLSVLVMALYINSPEVGRVYDQPQALWIICPLLLFWIGRVWLQTHRGLMHDDPVVFAARDKWSLAIGLVCAVVLVFGRA